Proteins from a single region of Hydra vulgaris chromosome 12, alternate assembly HydraT2T_AEP:
- the LOC124815965 gene encoding intraflagellar transport protein 20 homolog, with the protein MSAQSAGIYFDEMSKIAVLEPDISHQTQELKNECKDFVEKISDFQKIVGNFIELVDSLAHEVEKEKMNAIGSRNLLKSVSKQREAQQQQLRSLIAEKQTQLERFKIQYDTLTKQEAEQNDFVDHFMTQK; encoded by the coding sequence ATGTCTGCCCAATCAGCTGGTATATATTTTGATGAGATGTCAAAAATAGCAGTGCTTGAGCCTGACATAAGTCACCAAACTCAAGAGTTGAAAAATGAGTGTAAAGATTTTGtggaaaaaatttcagattttcaaaaaattgtgggaaattttattgaattagttGACTCTTTAGCTCATGAAGTAGAAAAGGAGAAAATGAATGCGATTGGTTCTCGTAACTTGCTCAAATCTGTTTCAAAACAGCGTGAGGCTCAGCAGCAACAACTAAGATCTTTAATTGCAGAGAAGCAGACTCAACTAGAGAGATTTAAGATTCAATATGACACATTAACTAAACAGGAGGCTGAGCAGAATGACTTTGTTGATCATTTTATGACACAAAAGTGA